One Mycoavidus sp. HKI genomic region harbors:
- the murB gene encoding UDP-N-acetylmuramate dehydrogenase, with the protein MSELMTDYPLQAHNTFGFKAHARYALRIENEAMLRAALVDPRIADLPRLVLGGGSNIVLTGDFDGIVWLISMKGRRLVHEDEQAWFVEAGAGESWHEFVAWTLEQGWPGLENLALIPGLVGAAPVQNIGAYGLEIAEHFATLSAIELSTGKSVVFDKVDCGFAYRDSFFKQQGRGRFVIASVTFRLPKKWRPRCDYADLARQFSVAGMNGAQPTPRDIFEAVVAIRRAKLPNPAEIGNVGSFFKNPAVSAEDFDLLLAREADIVAYRQPDRRVKLAAGWLIEQCGWKGRGLGPAAVHAQHALVLINQGGAQGQDILELAGAIQRDVDARFGVHLELEPTVI; encoded by the coding sequence ATGTCTGAATTGATGACCGATTACCCTTTGCAGGCGCACAACACGTTCGGCTTTAAGGCGCACGCGCGCTATGCGCTACGCATCGAAAATGAAGCCATGCTTAGAGCGGCGTTGGTTGATCCCCGCATCGCTGATTTGCCGCGTTTGGTGCTGGGTGGCGGCAGCAATATCGTGCTAACAGGCGATTTTGACGGGATTGTGTGGTTAATCAGCATGAAGGGTCGGCGCTTAGTACACGAGGATGAGCAGGCTTGGTTTGTGGAAGCAGGCGCCGGTGAGAGTTGGCATGAATTTGTGGCTTGGACGCTCGAACAAGGTTGGCCTGGCCTAGAAAATCTTGCGCTGATTCCTGGTCTAGTGGGGGCCGCGCCAGTGCAAAATATTGGCGCATATGGTCTGGAAATAGCTGAGCATTTTGCTACCTTGAGTGCGATTGAACTGTCGACGGGCAAAAGCGTTGTGTTTGATAAGGTTGATTGCGGGTTTGCTTATCGCGATAGTTTTTTCAAACAACAGGGACGCGGACGTTTTGTGATTGCCTCGGTGACGTTCCGTTTGCCGAAAAAATGGCGGCCGCGCTGTGATTATGCTGACCTTGCTCGACAATTCTCAGTCGCAGGTATGAATGGCGCTCAACCGACGCCGCGTGATATTTTTGAGGCAGTGGTGGCGATTCGCCGCGCTAAGCTCCCTAACCCGGCTGAGATTGGCAATGTAGGCAGCTTTTTTAAAAATCCAGCGGTCAGCGCTGAGGATTTTGATTTATTACTGGCGCGCGAAGCAGATATTGTGGCCTATCGCCAGCCCGACCGGCGCGTCAAGCTGGCCGCCGGCTGGCTGATTGAACAGTGCGGTTGGAAAGGGCGTGGGCTTGGGCCGGCAGCCGTTCATGCGCAGCATGCGTTAGTGCTGATCAATCAGGGTGGTGCACAAGGTCAAGACATACTTGAACTGGCGGGCGCAATTCAGCGTGATGTAGATGCACGGTTTGGCGTGCACCTTGAATTGGAACCCACCGTAATATAG
- a CDS encoding YajQ family cyclic di-GMP-binding protein translates to MPTFDIVSEANLTEVKNAVDQTNKETSTRFDFKGSDARIEQKEGELTAYADDDFKLGQLKDILISKMAKRQVDVRFLDYGKIEKIGGDKIKQLITVKKGVSGELAKKIVKLVKDSKLKTQASIQGDAVRISGNKRDDLQAVMAMLRDEIKDTPLDFNNFRD, encoded by the coding sequence ATGCCAACATTCGATATCGTTAGCGAAGCTAACCTAACTGAAGTCAAAAATGCAGTTGATCAAACCAACAAAGAAACCTCCACCCGTTTCGATTTTAAAGGATCTGATGCGCGGATTGAGCAAAAAGAGGGTGAACTCACCGCTTATGCAGATGACGATTTTAAACTCGGCCAACTCAAAGACATCTTAATTTCCAAAATGGCAAAACGCCAAGTCGATGTGCGCTTTTTGGATTACGGCAAGATCGAGAAAATCGGTGGCGACAAAATCAAGCAGCTTATCACGGTAAAAAAAGGCGTGTCAGGTGAGCTGGCTAAAAAAATTGTCAAACTCGTGAAGGACAGTAAACTCAAAACACAAGCGAGCATTCAAGGCGACGCCGTACGCATCTCTGGCAATAAACGAGACGACTTACAGGCAGTCATGGCGATGTTGCGCGACGAAATCAAAGATACGCCCCTCGACTTTAATAATTTCCGGGATTAA
- the plsY gene encoding glycerol-3-phosphate 1-O-acyltransferase PlsY — MIYLLIAVLAYLIGSISFAVVVSAAMKLQDPRSYGSKNPGATNVLRSGNTLAAVLTLIGDAFKGWLAVWLTARFVHYFGGQYGVGNEAIGLAVMAVFMGHVLPIFFRFKGGKGVATAAGVLFAIHPILGLATAASWLIMAFFFRYSSLAALVAAVFAPLYEVFMFGFDTRSVAVLAMSLLLIYRHRSNIKNLLAGKEGQIAIRNNSNEKRP; from the coding sequence ATGATTTATCTACTTATCGCGGTTTTGGCTTATTTGATCGGTTCAATCTCTTTTGCCGTGGTCGTGAGTGCGGCCATGAAGTTGCAAGATCCACGCAGTTATGGCTCGAAAAACCCTGGGGCGACCAATGTACTGCGCAGTGGCAATACACTGGCCGCGGTGCTCACTTTAATTGGCGATGCATTTAAAGGTTGGTTGGCAGTCTGGCTGACGGCGAGGTTTGTCCATTATTTCGGCGGCCAATACGGCGTGGGTAATGAGGCGATTGGATTAGCCGTCATGGCCGTATTTATGGGTCATGTGTTACCGATATTTTTCCGCTTTAAAGGGGGCAAAGGGGTCGCAACGGCGGCTGGCGTGTTATTTGCTATCCATCCTATTCTCGGCCTGGCAACGGCTGCGAGTTGGTTGATAATGGCGTTTTTCTTCCGCTATTCGTCGCTCGCCGCGCTAGTCGCTGCCGTCTTTGCCCCGCTGTATGAAGTATTTATGTTTGGCTTTGATACCAGGTCAGTGGCCGTGCTGGCAATGAGCCTGCTGTTAATTTACCGCCATCGCTCAAATATAAAAAATCTATTAGCCGGTAAGGAAGGCCAGATTGCAATCAGAAATAACTCTAACGAAAAGCGGCCTTAA
- a CDS encoding class I adenylate-forming enzyme family protein, producing MQRAHNPIINASPSDFDETESIQALLASLPQRIDELPERIAQHHPAAPALIENTRRLSYADLRDAINAMAQQLRLAGVQANDRVMIINENCIALIVLIFATTRLNAWPLLVNARLTSAEIEQIRAHAKPCLTVYTTEASPSAQQHAKRDHAWNASCVAFDIGALAFSKAAASPLGLNPSLTPHDPAPSAGNPTTDCSQQCAALLYTTGTTGTPKGVMLSHHNLLFIAAVSSTLRHVTANDIVYAVLPVSHVYGLASVCLGTLFAGAALRLAPRFSPEAVCHALAHEGITILQGVPTMHAKLIEYAQAHPEHWHTPQLRFVYSGGSPLDATLKRRAEALYAMPLHNGYGMTESSPTIAQTRLNASPADTSVGPPIPGLQVRIVAADGAILEQGKVGELWVRGPNVMLGYYRDAIATQAAVVDGWLKTGDLARQDASNALHIIGRCKELIIRSGFNIYPAEIEQVLNSHPDVMHSAVIGRPLSGDEEIIAFIELKPGICATPQTFASWCAARLAPYKQPAEIRLLKALPTAATGKILKRTLHQLFTDDSSPPLR from the coding sequence ATGCAGCGCGCGCATAACCCTATCATAAATGCCTCGCCAAGCGACTTTGATGAGACTGAGTCAATCCAAGCTCTGCTCGCCAGTTTGCCTCAGCGGATTGATGAGCTGCCTGAGCGTATCGCGCAGCATCATCCGGCAGCGCCGGCACTCATCGAAAATACTCGCCGCCTGAGCTATGCGGACTTGCGTGACGCCATCAATGCAATGGCGCAGCAACTTCGCCTAGCGGGCGTGCAGGCAAACGATCGGGTCATGATTATCAATGAAAACTGTATCGCGTTGATTGTACTGATATTCGCGACCACCCGACTCAACGCCTGGCCACTGCTCGTTAATGCAAGGCTAACCAGCGCTGAGATTGAGCAGATCCGTGCTCACGCGAAGCCGTGTCTGACGGTATACACGACTGAGGCCTCTCCCTCGGCCCAACAGCATGCTAAACGCGACCACGCGTGGAACGCCTCCTGTGTAGCGTTTGACATTGGCGCACTGGCTTTTTCAAAGGCCGCTGCCAGCCCTCTTGGCCTGAACCCTTCGCTCACACCGCATGACCCGGCGCCTAGTGCAGGAAACCCCACTACAGATTGTTCGCAACAGTGCGCCGCACTCCTCTACACGACAGGTACAACAGGTACCCCGAAAGGGGTGATGCTGTCGCACCACAACTTACTTTTTATTGCGGCAGTCTCTAGTACGCTCCGTCACGTTACGGCTAATGACATCGTCTATGCCGTGCTACCTGTCTCGCATGTGTATGGACTTGCCTCTGTCTGTCTCGGCACATTATTCGCCGGCGCAGCATTGCGGCTCGCCCCCCGCTTCTCGCCTGAAGCCGTTTGCCATGCGCTAGCGCATGAGGGCATCACGATTTTGCAAGGGGTGCCAACCATGCACGCCAAACTCATCGAATATGCACAGGCGCATCCCGAGCACTGGCATACGCCACAGCTACGCTTTGTTTATTCAGGCGGCTCGCCACTTGATGCCACTCTTAAGAGGCGCGCTGAAGCGCTCTACGCTATGCCGCTACATAACGGCTATGGCATGACCGAAAGCAGTCCAACGATTGCACAAACCAGACTGAATGCCTCGCCGGCCGATACTTCAGTTGGCCCACCCATTCCAGGCCTGCAAGTGCGGATTGTCGCGGCCGACGGGGCCATCCTCGAACAGGGTAAAGTCGGTGAATTATGGGTACGAGGCCCCAATGTCATGCTTGGCTATTACCGTGATGCGATTGCAACCCAGGCCGCGGTGGTTGACGGTTGGCTCAAAACCGGCGATCTAGCCCGCCAGGATGCCAGCAACGCATTACATATCATCGGCCGCTGCAAAGAATTAATCATCCGTTCCGGCTTTAATATTTATCCGGCTGAGATTGAACAGGTTTTAAATAGTCACCCAGATGTCATGCATTCAGCAGTGATTGGGCGCCCGCTATCAGGCGATGAAGAAATCATCGCCTTTATTGAGCTTAAACCAGGTATCTGCGCAACGCCGCAAACCTTCGCCAGTTGGTGCGCTGCGCGCCTGGCGCCGTATAAGCAACCGGCTGAAATCCGCCTGCTTAAAGCATTACCCACGGCCGCCACAGGGAAGATCTTGAAGCGTACATTGCATCAGCTGTTTACTGACGATAGTTCGCCACCCCTTCGCTAA
- the ppa gene encoding inorganic diphosphatase: MSFNHIPAGKDLPTDFNVIIEIPAQSEPVKYEADKEFGLLVVDRFIGTGMRYPANYGFIPQTLSGDGDPVDVLVLTPFPLLAGSLVRARALGMLRMTDESGVDAKLIAVPADKVCPMTADLKTIEDVPAYLKDQIKHFFEHYKALEKGKWVKVEGWQGLDAAHREISEGVANYRQ; encoded by the coding sequence ATGAGCTTCAATCACATTCCCGCCGGTAAAGACTTACCCACTGATTTCAATGTCATTATCGAAATTCCAGCGCAAAGCGAGCCGGTGAAATATGAGGCCGACAAAGAGTTCGGCTTGCTGGTGGTTGACCGTTTTATCGGCACGGGGATGCGTTATCCAGCGAATTATGGCTTTATTCCGCAAACGCTCTCAGGTGATGGCGACCCGGTTGATGTGCTGGTGCTGACGCCTTTTCCTTTATTGGCGGGTTCGCTGGTCCGCGCCCGTGCGCTTGGCATGTTAAGAATGACGGACGAGTCGGGGGTGGATGCAAAATTAATTGCGGTCCCCGCCGATAAGGTTTGTCCAATGACCGCAGACCTTAAAACCATTGAAGATGTCCCGGCTTATTTAAAAGATCAAATTAAGCATTTTTTCGAGCACTATAAAGCGCTGGAAAAAGGCAAATGGGTCAAAGTGGAAGGCTGGCAAGGCTTGGATGCAGCGCACCGTGAAATTAGCGAAGGGGTGGCGAACTATCGTCAGTAA
- the xerD gene encoding site-specific tyrosine recombinase XerD: MNSEIKPLPADSMVLSASLAAIDTFCDVLWLEYGLAKNTLEAYRRDLRLFAEWLAEHEATMLDQTSEAQLSAYIAARRADKASSANRRLSVFRRYCAWALRERRLMLDPTLKIRMAKQPMRFPSTLSEAQVEALLAAPDLTTPLGLRDRTMLELMYASGLRVSELVGLKTVDVSLNDGVVRVLGKGSKERLVPFGAEAQGWIEHYLRAARPVLLQARPAADALFITVRGAGMTRQQFWHIIKHYTHLSGIHAPLSPHTLRHAFATHLLNHGADLRVVQLLLGHADISTTQIYTHVARERLSVLHALHHPRG, from the coding sequence ATGAACTCAGAGATCAAACCGCTGCCAGCCGACTCAATGGTTTTGAGCGCTAGTTTGGCTGCAATCGATACGTTTTGCGATGTTTTATGGCTTGAATATGGGCTGGCCAAGAATACGCTGGAGGCGTATCGGCGTGACCTACGGCTGTTTGCGGAGTGGCTGGCTGAGCATGAGGCAACCATGCTTGATCAAACTAGCGAGGCCCAGTTAAGTGCTTATATCGCTGCGCGCAGGGCAGATAAAGCGAGTTCTGCCAATCGGCGGCTCTCGGTCTTTCGACGCTATTGTGCTTGGGCTTTGCGCGAGCGCCGGCTGATGCTTGATCCTACCTTGAAAATCCGCATGGCCAAACAGCCCATGCGTTTTCCCTCGACTTTATCTGAGGCTCAAGTTGAAGCGCTGCTAGCGGCGCCGGATTTGACCACGCCGTTGGGTTTACGCGATAGAACCATGCTTGAGTTGATGTATGCAAGCGGTTTGCGCGTCTCTGAACTGGTTGGGCTCAAGACGGTAGACGTTAGTCTGAACGATGGGGTTGTGCGGGTCTTAGGCAAAGGCTCGAAAGAGCGGTTGGTGCCGTTTGGCGCAGAAGCGCAAGGCTGGATTGAGCACTATCTGCGCGCGGCGCGGCCCGTGCTATTGCAGGCCCGACCTGCTGCTGATGCGCTGTTTATTACTGTGCGCGGCGCGGGTATGACGCGTCAGCAGTTTTGGCACATCATTAAACACTATACGCATCTATCCGGGATTCATGCGCCATTGTCTCCCCATACATTGCGACACGCTTTTGCGACTCATTTGCTCAATCATGGTGCGGATTTGCGGGTTGTGCAACTGTTGCTGGGTCACGCCGATATTTCAACGACGCAGATTTACACGCATGTTGCACGTGAACGGTTGAGCGTGCTGCATGCATTGCATCATCCGCGCGGCTAA
- a CDS encoding methylated-DNA--[protein]-cysteine S-methyltransferase, with amino-acid sequence MHAISTFNAVFATPFGKVGIRTEANAIFEIVYLPITAQEIPPNNALARRAVRQIERYLKQPSAAFDLPLAEVGSVFQRRVWQAISEIAPGTVMTYGQLARAIGSAPRAVGQACGSNYFPLVIPCHRVVGSTGIGGFAHHGGDGYFRTVKRWLLAHEGVHY; translated from the coding sequence ATGCATGCAATCTCTACGTTTAATGCCGTGTTTGCTACGCCATTTGGCAAAGTGGGTATCCGCACAGAGGCAAATGCAATATTTGAAATTGTGTATTTGCCCATCACGGCCCAGGAAATACCACCCAATAATGCGCTTGCGCGGCGAGCAGTACGCCAAATCGAACGCTATCTTAAACAGCCTAGTGCTGCCTTTGATCTGCCGCTTGCCGAAGTGGGCAGCGTTTTCCAGCGCCGTGTATGGCAAGCGATTAGTGAAATTGCGCCGGGGACCGTGATGACTTATGGGCAGCTCGCGCGTGCCATTGGCAGTGCGCCGCGCGCGGTCGGGCAGGCTTGTGGCTCCAATTATTTTCCATTAGTGATTCCTTGCCACCGGGTGGTTGGCTCAACTGGCATCGGTGGCTTTGCGCATCATGGTGGCGATGGCTATTTCCGTACCGTGAAACGCTGGCTGCTGGCGCATGAAGGTGTTCATTATTGA
- a CDS encoding CCDC90 family protein — MFVTAFDTLKLVKRLIGIGASPAQAEAGAEILAEIFDNNLRELATKEDLQREINGLRKDGDVKHDVLRKDMESLRKDMDTKHETLRKDMDLMAERFDSTLEKFGLNLTIKHGLITAAIISAASALNKLF; from the coding sequence ATGTTTGTCACCGCTTTCGATACGCTAAAATTGGTGAAACGCCTCATAGGCATCGGCGCTTCACCTGCTCAAGCAGAAGCTGGAGCTGAAATACTCGCCGAAATCTTCGATAATAATTTGCGAGAACTCGCAACTAAAGAAGATTTACAGCGTGAGATTAATGGGCTGCGTAAAGACGGAGATGTTAAGCATGATGTGCTACGTAAAGACATGGAATCCCTGCGTAAAGATATGGATACCAAGCATGAAACACTACGCAAAGACATGGATTTAATGGCCGAACGCTTTGACTCTACATTGGAAAAATTCGGGCTTAATTTAACCATCAAACACGGCCTTATAACTGCCGCTATAATCAGCGCAGCCTCGGCACTCAATAAGCTTTTTTAG
- the queG gene encoding tRNA epoxyqueuosine(34) reductase QueG: MNANLNNLPDKTNQVVAAISPQLETGALTELTQRIRVWARELGFNGLGIADTDLSAAEPGFLAWLTAGFHGEMDYMAKHPSRRIQPAELVAGTVRVISVRMAYLPAQAALNHQPELAHQQPTDKSLASATAGPGPVPADWRAIEHARLADPTQAVISIYARGRDYHKVMRKRLQKLTDRIMAEIGPFGYRVFTDSAPVFEVALAQKAGLGWRGKHTLLLQRDEGSLFFLGEIYIDLPLPVDLPPPEPPNIADSSGHQQTENGAYCGRCTRCIDVCPTGAIVAPYRLDARLCISYLTIELKGSIPEPLRPLLGNRVYGCDDCQLVCPWNKFASPSSVGDFDVRNKLDQASLIELFNWSESEFEMRLAGSAIRRIGHQRWLRNLAVGLGNARRAAWAAGRHLEHRQLTEALQQRVQDSSVLVREHVQWALGQ; encoded by the coding sequence ATGAATGCAAATTTAAATAATTTACCAGACAAAACCAATCAGGTCGTCGCCGCCATCAGTCCCCAACTTGAAACCGGCGCGCTTACTGAGCTTACGCAACGCATCAGAGTCTGGGCGCGTGAACTGGGCTTTAACGGATTGGGTATTGCTGATACCGATTTATCCGCAGCTGAGCCGGGTTTTTTAGCCTGGTTGACAGCAGGTTTTCACGGCGAAATGGATTATATGGCGAAACATCCCTCTCGGCGCATACAACCCGCTGAGTTGGTCGCAGGTACGGTGCGAGTGATTTCTGTGCGCATGGCTTATTTGCCAGCGCAGGCTGCGCTCAATCATCAACCGGAGTTAGCCCACCAACAACCGACCGATAAAAGCCTGGCAAGTGCTACAGCAGGGCCGGGTCCAGTACCAGCGGACTGGCGCGCGATCGAACATGCCCGGCTGGCCGATCCTACGCAGGCGGTTATTTCGATCTATGCACGTGGCCGAGATTATCATAAAGTGATGCGAAAACGGCTGCAAAAGCTAACGGATCGGATTATGGCTGAAATTGGCCCCTTTGGTTACCGAGTATTTACAGATTCTGCCCCGGTATTTGAAGTCGCGCTGGCGCAAAAAGCGGGCCTCGGCTGGCGTGGTAAGCATACTTTATTATTACAGCGCGATGAAGGGTCATTATTTTTTCTGGGGGAAATTTATATCGATTTGCCCTTGCCGGTTGACCTGCCGCCACCAGAGCCGCCGAACATAGCAGATTCAAGCGGCCATCAACAGACAGAGAATGGTGCGTATTGCGGTCGTTGTACGCGGTGCATTGATGTCTGTCCAACGGGCGCAATTGTTGCGCCTTATCGGCTTGATGCGCGTCTTTGTATTTCTTATCTGACGATTGAATTAAAAGGCAGTATTCCAGAACCTCTACGGCCCTTATTGGGTAATCGCGTGTATGGCTGCGATGACTGCCAATTAGTTTGCCCATGGAATAAATTTGCTAGCCCAAGCAGCGTGGGTGATTTTGACGTGCGCAATAAATTAGACCAGGCGTCATTAATTGAACTTTTTAACTGGAGTGAGTCTGAATTTGAGATGCGGCTTGCCGGCAGTGCCATACGCAGAATTGGGCATCAACGCTGGCTACGCAATCTGGCTGTTGGTTTGGGCAATGCCCGGCGTGCGGCTTGGGCGGCAGGCCGTCATTTGGAACATAGACAATTGACCGAGGCGCTGCAACAGCGTGTGCAGGATTCGTCGGTTTTGGTGCGCGAGCATGTGCAGTGGGCGTTAGGCCAGTGA
- a CDS encoding tRNA (adenosine(37)-N6)-threonylcarbamoyltransferase complex ATPase subunit type 1 TsaE, translated as MRATSAKTEPLLERLFELPDEAATERFGKSFAHALMTLYTTDFPGLQVHLYGELGMGKTALVRATLRALGYTGRVRSPTYTLVEPYMLEVAKLVSSGATQTLNSGFNLPLNIVHFDLYRFTDPTEWADAGFREYFNLRALYLIEWPQQAGSLLGMPDLEFTLDLAGAGRRLLVRAFSQTGQECLARC; from the coding sequence ATGCGTGCTACCTCAGCTAAAACTGAACCTTTGCTTGAGCGCCTATTTGAACTGCCCGATGAGGCAGCCACGGAGAGATTTGGCAAAAGTTTCGCGCACGCGCTGATGACACTGTACACCACAGATTTCCCAGGGCTACAGGTACACCTCTATGGTGAACTCGGCATGGGCAAAACCGCGCTCGTGCGTGCTACCTTGCGCGCACTTGGTTATACTGGCCGAGTGCGCAGCCCAACTTACACGCTAGTTGAACCTTACATGCTTGAAGTTGCCAAACTAGTGTCGTCGGGTGCAACTCAAACACTTAATTCAGGCTTTAATTTACCTCTTAATATTGTCCATTTTGATCTCTACCGTTTTACCGATCCGACCGAATGGGCTGATGCAGGGTTTCGGGAATATTTCAATCTGCGCGCGCTTTATCTAATCGAATGGCCACAACAAGCAGGAAGTTTACTGGGTATGCCCGATCTTGAGTTTACACTTGACCTCGCCGGCGCTGGGCGGCGCCTGCTGGTACGCGCTTTTAGCCAAACTGGACAAGAATGCCTCGCTCGATGTTAA
- a CDS encoding N-acetylmuramoyl-L-alanine amidase, translating to MPRSMLIKPFRSLESTASTPPIWRRRQLLRAGASILVLGLLPKYAQAASILAVRVWPARDYTRLTIESDQPLTYTSHLLKEPDRIVVDFKGLELDATLKELVAKITPNDPQIRQVRVGQFAPNVVRLVLDLKDAAKPQVFTLPPISTYRHRLVFDLYPAVPPDPLLDLLAKTEAKAMVNAHNTPPALSGPQPPSIIDPSDAFFERFAKADSAPAEALDQRAQTKTSDATSTTARAPSVHASDDVYGLSKPAPTKAHTVRLLTIAIDPGHGGEDPGAIGKKGTYEKHVVLDIARRLRTKIDALPNMRAMMTRDDDHFVPLHVRVQKARRVEADLFISIHADAFITPKAHGSSVFALSNHGASSTTAKWIANKENASDLIGGVNIKTQDKTISHALLDMSTTAQINDSMRYGNYVLNEIGRINKLHKRAVEQASFAVLKAPDIPSVLVETAFISNPEEEAKLNSPAYREQMAKAILSGIKRYFAANPPLAKNKML from the coding sequence ATGCCTCGCTCGATGTTAATCAAACCTTTTCGTTCACTCGAATCCACTGCTAGCACGCCCCCTATTTGGCGGCGGCGGCAACTCCTGCGTGCAGGCGCTTCTATATTAGTGCTAGGCCTATTGCCAAAATATGCACAAGCCGCATCCATTCTTGCGGTCCGCGTCTGGCCTGCGCGAGATTACACTCGTTTAACCATTGAGTCTGATCAACCGCTTACTTACACTTCTCACCTGTTAAAAGAGCCCGACCGGATTGTGGTTGATTTCAAAGGCCTTGAACTGGATGCAACCCTCAAAGAGTTAGTTGCAAAAATTACGCCTAATGACCCACAAATTCGACAGGTCCGCGTAGGTCAATTTGCCCCCAATGTTGTGCGGCTGGTACTTGATCTGAAAGACGCTGCTAAGCCCCAAGTATTCACCCTACCGCCCATTAGCACCTATCGCCATCGGCTGGTATTCGATTTATATCCAGCCGTCCCCCCCGATCCACTGCTTGATTTACTGGCCAAGACCGAAGCCAAGGCCATGGTAAACGCACACAATACCCCACCAGCCCTCAGCGGACCACAACCTCCCTCTATCATCGATCCAAGCGACGCTTTTTTTGAGCGCTTTGCAAAAGCAGACTCCGCTCCCGCAGAGGCTTTAGATCAACGCGCGCAGACCAAAACATCGGACGCCACCAGTACGACCGCTCGAGCACCCTCCGTGCATGCCAGCGATGATGTATACGGCCTGAGTAAACCTGCACCTACTAAAGCGCACACCGTGCGCCTGCTAACGATTGCCATTGACCCGGGTCATGGCGGCGAAGATCCTGGCGCGATCGGCAAAAAAGGCACTTACGAAAAACATGTTGTGCTCGATATTGCACGCCGGCTACGGACAAAAATTGATGCCTTGCCGAATATGCGCGCGATGATGACGCGCGACGATGATCATTTTGTGCCTCTGCATGTCCGTGTGCAAAAAGCGCGCCGGGTTGAAGCAGATTTATTTATCTCAATTCACGCAGATGCCTTCATCACCCCAAAGGCACACGGGTCATCTGTCTTTGCGCTCTCCAATCATGGCGCCTCAAGCACCACTGCAAAATGGATTGCCAATAAAGAAAACGCCTCCGATTTGATCGGCGGCGTGAATATTAAAACGCAAGATAAAACGATATCGCACGCGCTGCTGGATATGTCGACCACGGCACAAATTAACGACAGCATGCGCTATGGCAATTATGTACTGAATGAAATCGGACGGATTAATAAACTCCATAAGCGTGCTGTCGAACAAGCCAGCTTTGCTGTGTTAAAAGCGCCAGATATCCCGTCAGTGCTGGTGGAAACCGCTTTTATCAGTAACCCGGAAGAAGAGGCTAAACTGAATAGCCCCGCCTATCGCGAGCAAATGGCAAAGGCGATTTTAAGCGGCATTAAGCGTTATTTTGCAGCCAATCCACCACTCGCCAAAAACAAGATGCTTTAA